ATCGATGTCTCATTCTCAAAATCTAACTAAATTGTAATTTTGCTTCACCAGGTGGTCAATGACAGCTTAAACCCTGTCTGGAACCAGACTTTTGATTTTGTAGTTGAAGACGGGTTACACGACATGCTAGTCCTTGAAGTTTGGGACCATGACACCTTTGGAAAGGTAAAACCAAACCACGATACACTCTTAAGTCTTTTACCTGACAACCTTGTTTGCGCTGCACTGCATCAGATAgatgtactttttttttctctcgctTGGTTTACTGTTGATGTGCTGGCAATAAAATTTGTGGTTTTACTTCACTGTGTAGGACTACATTGGGAGATGCATCCTGACGTTGACAAGGGTTATAATGGAAGAGGAATACACGGACTGGTTCCAGTTAGACGAATCCAAAGCGGGCAAGCTGCAGTTGCATCTCAAGTGGATGGCTCAATCAATTTATCGCGACTCCTAAGTTTGTTTGCTCAGATACATATTGGAGGATTCTCAACTTCAAATGTACATTATGTCTAGTAAGCCTCAAGACGTATTTATTCTGTCGAACAGAGACGAGTATGCATGTAGTTGAGAAAGCTAGAGACTTGGAAATGAGTTCCCCTGTTTTGTGAAAACCCTAGTCAATACTTCTGTTACATTCATTCCAAGCTCGAATTATCATAAAGAGTTTTTGctaaatcttaaataaatatttttctacgtttttatatataataagcgCATCAAAGTGTCTACACGTATCACTACCTGAACAAGTTTCTCAATCTGTTGACACATCTTGACAAATCATTTTGACAAGTTCGGGTATATATATCCTAGTAAGCCAGGTGACAACAGCACCATATGCCGTGTGTCGTAGTCCATGCACAAGTCCCATCTCTTTTTATTAAGACCAAAGACCCACGAGTCTGTCTATCCTCTTCACTTGTCGCTTGAGTTATACAATCAGATCACTGAATAAGGAGATCGAGAGGGAGGAAGATAATCAATTTGTTCAATGGAGAAGGCAGTCCATTTGTCAACGAAAGCTGGACCAGAGGTTCCAGGAGAGCCAACGAAGATGGGAACCTCCATGGTTGACTCGGCTGCTGCTGCTGTACAAAGCTTCACTCCGATTAACCAAATCCACCAACATCTCTGCGCGTACGATTTTTTCGAAAATATCCTTACTTTCATAACTCAACTCACGTTCTTTGATTTATGTACATGCATGGATTAAACTCTGACAGTCTTGTTGCTTTATGTTAGGTTTCATTTCTATGCATACGACATGACACGACAAGTGGAATCGCATCATTTCTGCGGTCACATCAACGAGGACATGCGCCAGTGTCTGATCTACGACGGTCCTGATGCCAACGCTCGTCTAATAGGCTTAGAGTACATAGTGACAGAGAAGCTTTTCATGACGTTGCCTGATGATGAGAAGAAGCTCTGGCACACTCACGAGTGGGAGGTCAAAGGAGGGTTCCTGTTCATGCCCGGTGTTCCCGAAACGATCCAACGCCAAGATCTTGAAAAAGTTGCCAAGACTTACGGAAAAGTTTACCATTTCTGGCAAGTCGATTTGGGGCATGAGCTCCCCATTGGTTTGCCTAATCTTATGATGGCTGTTACTAGGGATGGACAGCTTTACCCCGAGATGGTCAAGGGTAAATCCGTTTAAATGGGCTATAAGTAATAGTAATATATGAACCTAAGATAATTCAAAATATTCAAAGTTTGTAATGGATGAATATTGCAGAGACGGAGAAAAAGTTTGGGATATCGATAGATAAAGAGAGAGAGTCAAGGGCTTATATGAAGGGACCAGAGCATGGGATCCATCCTTTGGCGAACGGAGGTGGCAAAGGGCTGAAGTTGGAGATGCGAGAGGTTGACCTCAAGCCAGTAGAGTCCGTTCCAAGAGTTTTCGTCTAAGTTGGTTAAATAGAGAGGGAGTTATAAGAGaatgaataaataaagaagCGATCGAGCTTTGCTTTTGTTGGTTATATCCCTCGATCATGCGTATGAAGTTGTAAAAGACACTTGAAAAATAGTATATGTAGTGTTCTTtgcttttataaaaatatatatcaaattctATGTAAATTTGTGATAAacaaactaaatttaattaaatttgtaaaattttaacaaatctggtgacaaaaattttaaaataaatatgtaaaaatttaaaccagtcTACAGAATGTAAGATAAATCAGTAGgcaatgaaaaataaatactagTTTGTGTCTACATAAAACGTATAAAAAAAATCCGTGACTActaaaaattttgttaattatttttgataacaAAGGATTTATGGGTAAAATAGGTATGCAAATTAatgaaactaaattaaaaattaatgttgtaataaaaatgaattgGAATTTTTATCActgatttattataatattaaaattataagaaatattacatagact
The Raphanus sativus cultivar WK10039 chromosome 1, ASM80110v3, whole genome shotgun sequence DNA segment above includes these coding regions:
- the LOC130507850 gene encoding oil body-associated protein 1A, giving the protein MEKAVHLSTKAGPEVPGEPTKMGTSMVDSAAAAVQSFTPINQIHQHLCAFHFYAYDMTRQVESHHFCGHINEDMRQCLIYDGPDANARLIGLEYIVTEKLFMTLPDDEKKLWHTHEWEVKGGFLFMPGVPETIQRQDLEKVAKTYGKVYHFWQVDLGHELPIGLPNLMMAVTRDGQLYPEMVKETEKKFGISIDKERESRAYMKGPEHGIHPLANGGGKGLKLEMREVDLKPVESVPRVFV